The region ATAAAATAAGCAAACAATCAAGAAACACATGTGGGACACTTCTCTCCCACTCTGCAAATCTCTTAGGGGTAACTGCTTCTCTCTGGGCTCCTCCAGTTAACCCATCTGCACTTGGAATCACACAAAAGCCATCTAAAATCATACAAAAATCGAAATAAATCAGCATCAGAAAATCTGCTGCAGCAGGCATTCAGTCCTGTAAGGACATGACCATTTTAACATTTGTCAGGGTCATagcacagagctgaggaaaCGCCCTGGACAACTCTGCATTCCCAGGAGAATAAAACCAGGAGACACAGAATCacccagcaggcagagggaacAGGAGCAATGGCAGCATTACTTAACTATGTGCAATTTGCTCTCCCCATCTTGATTTAAATTACACTGCCAGAAGAGACTGACAGTGTCTGGAATCAAATTGCTTAGAAAAGTGCCTcttcagagagagagaaaaaaacgCCCAAATAACTGGAGTGCAAATGGTCTTGCAAAATGCCTATTGtgactggggacagcaggacctGGGGCTCATGTTCATTAGAATAATGCTCATGAAATTGTGCTGGGCCAAACGCCCATGAAATGGGGGGGGCTGCCCCCCTGACACTCCTGCAGTGCACACATTAACCTTGAATCCTCTCAAGAGCTGGAGGAGGCACCATTAAATAAGAGTCTCTTGCTCTGTTCCTGCTTCTTTCACTTCTTCAGGtcagcctgggctctggggaCCATCTTCAGGACAATGGGCTTCTTTGGCTGCATGAAACCTTTTGAGTCCAGCACCAGTGGGATcttgagcagagggaaaaacaacaaaacagccaCATCAGCTGGGAGAAAGGACAgacagaggacagacaggacaacaggagccctgcagctcaCACACATCCCAGCTACCACTTGTTTTCAATGCATTTCCCAGCTCACAGGTGCACTTACAGCAGGACCATCACTATTGCTCATGCAGAGCAGCCACCAGGAGGTGTTTAACAGCCCTCAGCTCTTGGCCAGACTGGTTGGTGAGCTCTGGCTTTCACGTGGTACAAAGAGCTCAGAGCACTCATCAACAGGCTGCACGTGGAGGGAAGAGCAGCCAGACCCCAGCCAGGGTGCTGCAGATAAATGGGGGCATGCAGTGCCATTCTGTGTAATGCACAAGGGTGGCAGTGCTAAGGGCAGCTAGATCATAATGGAGCTAGAGGAGCAATAAGTTCTCCAGGAAGAGCAAAACTACAACTGCTGCTCAGACCACAAGCATCCTCAACATGAAAGGTTTCCATGGGATAGGCTGGGAATCTCATTAGAAACAAGATTTAAAGCTGGTGTTGGAGGAACCATCttgcaggggagggaagggtgTTTTAAGTCTCCCCCACCAAGGGATGCTGCTCatatcccagctccctctctccccagcaggacaggccACATTCACCCCCATATCCCAGTAAGCTTCAGGAAATTTAAGCAATGTGGCTTAGAGCCCAGTGTGCCATCAGTGGAGCAGtgagaggaggctgcagcttcCATACACATGTTCCAAAGGGATGTTTCAGCATGAAATCTTCCCTCCCACTCTGATGTACATGACACCTTCTGTAGAAAAAAAGGCTGAAAGAGCCCCATAAACCTATGGGCACCAATAATACAATACATATTTAACTTGTCTCCTTTTAATTAAAGGCAGTTATAAAAAGAATCAATTTTATGGATTGCAGAGGACTAGAAAAATGTCATTAGACTTGGGGGAGGGTGGATAGGTCACTGCATTGTTAATGGACTATTACAGTCTTTCACCTCCAGGTTACCAGTTGAGCTGCAATCTGAATCTGCAGAGATTCCAGCTGAGCACCCGTGCCAAGTAATAATTTAATAAGGACTTTTCTGTTTCTTACAACAAACGTCCTTTGAGTGACTTGTTGCCCCCTCTGCTCTGATTTCCCAAGGTCTCCTCACCAACAGAATGTAATAATGGCCCAGCCTCTTGCAGCAGTGAGTGCAGGGAGCTGGGTCAGCCTGGAAACACCATGGTGCTGCCTGCCtgaggcacaggagctgctgtgctctcagcagggctggactGACACATCATTTCCAACAGCTCCTGCATTTATTTCATGTCAAACACTCCCACCCTGCAAGGCCCATCCCACCAGTACTGTATGCAGCATTCACTGGGATCCTGGGCAAAACCAAAGCCTGGTGGGatcctgcacagccccaaaGAGGGAGAGGGTCACCAATTCAAACTTAACCCATTTTGTGCTTGCTTGAAACTTATTTTGTGATTGCTACCCTTTAGGGACTTCCCTGGGTCATAAGAGATGGATTTTGGTGTCTTGGCATGTCTCACAGAGAACAGCCATGTTTGTCTTGCAAAACACAGCTTTGGCACGGGCTATGGGATATTCTCTTCCTACTCTCTGGAGCAGGGTCTTCCTAAGCTGGGTCAAACAGACCAACAGTGCACTGTGGGGGAGAGAGCACCCCACAATTTAGGTGCACCCAAAGACAGGCACAGGACTTCAGGGATTTCAGCCTAAAACATCCCACAAACATTAAATATGCTTCTGTCCTGTAAAAAAAGCATAAGAAACTTGTACTGAACCCCTTACAATTAACTGAGAAGATTTAAACAGTTATTCCCATGTAACAGGAGGACCATCTCAGAGGGAGTAAGGGGCAGATAATGAGAGACATCACCCCACATCCTCACCGGTGTGTCTTTGCAGGGTCTGAATGAGAAGTTCTGCAACAGGACAACCACAGCCACTTTCACAACAAGATGAGCAAACCTCATCCCTATGCAGTTCCTGGGGCCAGCCCCAAATGGCAGGAAGGTGTAGGGGTCAATGCCCTCTTTGTTCTCTTTACTGAACCTgattataacaaaaaaaaaaaaaagaacaagttaGCAAGAGCCACTCTGTTGCAGGATGTGTTAGCTTCCAAATCTGAAGTAATGAGGGgtctgggaagggaaaagctttttgtgtttctgtgcatATTAGAAGCTAAGTCCCTTATTGCTGTCTCAATAGATATGTTATGCCTCTGCTTTCATCCCAGTGCTCAGACTTGGTTGTGCAAATCCAGGTGCACTGGGTGTCCTGGGAATACCTGAAATACGCTAATGGATTTCATAAATGCTATTTTCTCAGAACTCCCTCTCAGCTCCAAAACTGAACCCAGATTTCAAACCCTAAACCACACAGGTCTACAgctccacagcttccctgcagaTCAAAGGACTGAGCAAACACAAAGATGGAGTTCTCCCCCTGCGTGACTAAAGGCAGGGCTGCTTTTGAGACATGCCAGTCCAATTCCTTCCCTCATCATGAAAAACAGGGAAGAACAATCAGCTTCACAGAGAAATTTGCCACTGAGCATTTTCAGTAATACTTCTTAGTGATCAGTTGGTTTTCATCTCAGAAAGCTTTTCATTCCCAGTGCATGAGGTACAAACCTCAGCTATGCTAAGTCAGAAGTGAAGTATCTCAGTACTGAGAcaccagcacatccctctgatGAACTCCCAGCAAGGCAAGTGAGCCCTAAAGAGCTCCTGTCCAGCCACTCATGCCAAGTTTGACAACTGGAATAAGGATGTGGCTACTGGAGCAACTGGTGTAGCCTGGCCCACTGCCAGAGCACTTGCATTTGGGTGTTTCCTTCTGAATCCAACACAAGGTAACCAAAGGCTTCACAGGTGCTTCTGCCTGATACCACTGCCATGTTTTGTCTCAAAGGTCACCATGTCCCCACACCAGGATTAGTTTCCAAGGGTATTTCAGCTCTTGGTGCAAGGGCAGAGGTCTGGTCCTGCTCTCTCTGGACCAAGCATCAATGTCTTGGTGGCCACCTGAAGATTACCAGTTCATGGTATCCCAGGTCTGCCTTGGGCTATTGCATCATTTTGCAGGGTCTGACAGAGCTCCTGAGCAAAGATTGCTTCAGAACTTGAgttaaaaattaagttttattttctacCCATCTTTGCCCTTCCACTGCTGATTTGCAGGGCATTGTGCCAGTCACCCAATGGCTCTTGCTTTAATATCTGGCCATAAACCCCTCAGTGttacagctgctgggagctgctctcacTGTTGCTCCCTTCAATGCAGTTAATTAAATTCCATGCACAGTTTATGGATGTAGATCATAAAACTCCCCTCAGTGTAATGCTGGGACTAGATGTCAGACAATGATAAATGCCTAATTTAAATGTTATAATCATGCATTCCCCACTTTTGCTGCCATTCCCACTCCCAGGGCTGAGGTTGAACATGCTGCTATTCCCCCCTGTGGCCCTCACCTCTCAGGCCTGAACTCCTCTGGCTCTGGCCAGTACTGTGGGTCCCGGTGCAGCACAAAGGCTGGGATCATGACCACCATTCCCTCTGGAATAGTCACTCCATTGAGCTCCACTGTCTGCTTGCAGACCCTCTCGATGCGGCCCCCGGCGGGGTAGAGCCGGATGGATTCGTTCACCACCATGTCCAGGTACTCCATCTGGGTGATGGCCGTGTATGTGGGAGCAGCCTGCGAGAGGAATGGGAGTACTGAGAACACAGCACAGCAACTGCCACCCCTACAGCTCTTCCAGGGCTTCCAGGGAAGGGCAATCtcagtgccagcacctctgcCACTCTATTTCCAGCCTGGGTTTGCAAGGCAGGTGGGAACAAGCCCACCCTCTTTACCTTGTTGGGCAGGTGTGCATCGACCTCGTCCTGGAGTCGCTGCTGCACGTCGGGGTGGATGGCCAGGTTGTAGGCTATGTAGCTGAGGGTGGAGCTGGTGGTCTCATAACCAGCAAAGACAAAGATAAGAGCCTGGGCCAGAATCTCCTCATCACTTAATGCTGAAAAAAGGCACAGAAGCACATACAAGAAGCTGAAAATTACAGTAATTAACCCTTTGGAATTCAGGATCCCAGTCATCTGTCTAGGTAATGCTACTCCTAGTTACATAATGGTTGGAAAAGGAAGCATCGAGCTTACCCTCTGGTACCACAAAGGGGTGCAGGATGCTGTGCAGTGTGTCCTACAAATACCCTGTCCTGGCACTTCAAAAGTTTAAAAGCATCCTGCCTTGAGTTGACAGACCAGGACTATGCCTTGGTTGAACCTTTATCTTCTTACATTTTACCTAGGATAGGGACCAGAGGTGAGCTCAGAGGTGAGCAAGGTACACACAGCATATGTGCTTTGTGTGCTTTTTGATATACAGGCAACATTGCTGGCCTTCAGTGACAACAAAGAAATGGGGACAAGGAGATATTCActctttttgttctttgttgCACAAACACACCTCAGAAGTTATCTCAGGAAATGAGATACAATAAAAATATGGCTGACCTGTGATAAACATCATTATGGCCCCACTACTAAGACCCCGAATCTTTCATGGGATTGATGACTAAAATCCTCTCCCTACTTCCCTTTTAAGTGGATAAGGAAGTACTGCTTTCTGCTGAGAGGAGGACACATCTCAAGACATACTTTTGTCCAAGTTGGTCTCAGCAGACTTGGAGCCATCGTGTGAGTTCTGCGATTCAATCATGAGCTGCAGGAAATCCACCCGGTCCTGGGGAGCAACAGAGGCAGAGAAGATGTGGGTGGGGAGGAGGCAAACCCTGTCCAGCACAAGTCCTTGCTTAGACACCTGCTCCACTCACAGCTCATGCCTTCAGTACATTATGAGGTCTGGACTACAAACCCTTCGGGAACACAAATACTTTCTCCAACTGGACACGCAGGCAGGGTGTGGTTCTGGCCTTTCTTGAGTTTGTGAGCTTGGAGAGCAGGTGCTCCACAGCTTCTGAAGATGCCACCAGATTCCTCCTGCACTCAGGACTTTTCTTGAAGAGAAGAGGCCACCTAGGCTGGACTCACCGTGCTGCTGCCCTTCTCCCGTTCCTTCTTCATTTTTGTGAAGACATTCTTGAAGAAGTCCATGACATCTGAGGGTAACAGAGTCACCTTCATCTTTTCCAGCACAGGAGTAACAAAGGGGAACAACactaaaaggaaagaaaagaccAACACACATGAGCTCAAAGGGGCCCTGAGAAAATCCAAACTGGCCCAAAGCATAGAAAGAAGCAGCACATCTGGACCTTGACCCTTTTTGTTGCCTCCATCTCTTTTTACCTAACCATGGTTGGGATGCAACAGCACTTGAGAACCTCCTCCATATATTACTTTATGACCACAATACCACACTAAAGTGCAGCTCTCTGATAGAGCAGCTCTCTCTCCACCATCTCTGCAAACAGGGTATCTTCTCATAGGAGGATGCTGCCAACATCCACATGGGCTGTTAAAATCCTGGCTGTGGTTTCCCTGGGGAAATATTTCTGCAGATCTGAGACTGTAAATCTAATCCTGCAGAGTGTTGAGCATCTCCCATATGGCAAAAAGGACTCAAAGCTACTAAGGAAGCTTGCAGAAAATGCAGCACCTTTGACATTGATTCAGGGCTATATGAGATGAGGTTTGTCATACCTAAAAGTAAGAACAGAGGACTTATGAAACTGAACTGGAGAAATTTCTTAATGTTGGTGACAAAGGGGTCATTGGGGTTGTTCATGGAGTCAACATTGACACTGAAAGAAGTGCTGGTCACCACATCCATGCTGTAAGCTCCAAAAATGCTGAATAGAGAAGAAGAGAGAGTGAATGAGATGAACCCAATCACAGCAGTAAATAAGAGCCGATCTAGGAATAATTCTTGTGAGAAGGAATCTCTCTTAATTCACAGTCCTAGCATAGTAGATCTGTCCTGACCTGGCAGTAACcatcattttatttttgaagtattCCCATTGCATTAATTCCCCCAACTTTTCTAAGCTTCAAAAACCTAAGCTGTAGTTGGAAAGCACTGCAGTCTCAGGTAACCATGACTATATTCTGATTCTCATCTGTAAAAGAGATTGCAAAAATGACATCCAAAAATACTGGACCTTGTGCAGCTTCTAGAAAAACTCTGGGAAATGCTTGCTACCTCAAAATGCATCCCCAGtaaaataaaatggggaaagggcacagctctcccatttgagcagagcacagcaagcCCAGTGCTGAGGAACATGCCATGCCCATGACTGCTGTGGAGTTTGCTTCCATAGCTGACAAGGGATCCATGCTGCAGTGTGGAAAAAGCTCTTCAGAGCAGTCCTGTCCCCACACTGAATACAAACCCTTTCCTGTCAGCCCCACACAGTTACTCACTCCTTCGCAGCCACAAACTCGTCATTAGCCACTTTCTTCTCAATGTTTTTCACTAATTTTTCACCATAGTGATTAATGATATGGAACATCTGAAATGCAAACCAAAGCAGAAAGCATGTTGACTCCTTCTCTGCCACCAAACAAGGCTGGGCCACACTGCCATCTGCCACTTGCCACGTCTGGCTTGGGGAGGAAGGGCAAGCAAGGGGAGGGTCTCATTTCCAGGCCTCAGTCactgctttttctcattttaacaACCTGTCCAGAGAGCTCATCTGACTAGGACTGAGCAAGGCTCTCCTCCAAAAATCCACTCACAGCTCCCACTCCAGCTTAGCATCCACTCCAGCTGGGATGAACATGGCTCCTGGGTGCATGGGAAATGGACCAGCCTGGTGCGTTTAGCAGGATGAACATACAGGCCATAGGACCAACAGCCTCAGCTTGCAATGCCCTGTGTGCTGTTTCATCCCCCATCCCCTTCTCCTGACTCCCTTCCCAGGATGGCAGCCAGACACTGCATGGCTGAATGGTACCAACAATGCAGGTGCTCATGGATGTGGTCCTGGCAAACAGGGTGACTTCTCCATTTGAGGGGAAGGACTGCACTCAGAAACAGCTCAATTCTCCTCCAGCTGTGGATACAAAGTACCAGTGCCTGTGCTTTACCTCCTTCAGCTTCCCACTGGTGAAGGTTGGAGACAGCACCGTACGAATCCTTTTCCACTGCTCATCTTCAGCCACATTGAGGGCCGACTCCAGGATCCCGTTCAGACGAAAGTTCTGCACAGGGGAACAGGAGATAGGTGAAGGTTTACAGTCCCCTTCCATGTGacagaaatgcaaagaaaaatcttcCATGGAGCGTTGATTCAGCCCCTGAAGTCATGTCAGCTCCACCTCAAGCAGCAAACaacagaaatggaaacaaaagtCTAAGAATCATAAATGACATCAGCCCCTAGGGCACATTCAGGCTGATGGCCCAATGTCCCAGCCAGAGTGGCCTCTGCACCTCCCTAGCAGAGTTTTGATGTTGGTACCATCAATAAACTGGGGCACATCAGAGAGCAAGTACTTGCTGAAGGGCTTAGAGGAGAACAGAAACCAAGAAGAAACCCCTTCTGTCTTGCTGCACATGCTCTGTACTGAACAGCAAAGCACAGGACTGGGTACCTACCCGGCGATTAGTAAAAATGCTGTAGCACTCTTTCACCAGGATGTTTTTGATGAGGACGGGGTCCAAaacagccagcacaggctgcctgcCATCATAAAACCTAAGCCAATAGAAATCCACAGTCAGTGGTCAGGTGGAGCAAAAGCAgcctgctctgtccatggccAGAGCCACGGCACAAAGGGTTTGGGCCCTCTGACAAAACAGCTGGAAGGATGAGGCTGGAATTGGTTTGTGATGTagtgaaagaggagaaaaagaacaacAGTGACAAACATGGGCAGCATGAGCATTTCTAGCAATTGTCTGTGGTACTGAAGAGTTGTCAAAGCTGTGTGGGCTTAGAtaaaaggcagctttttgccACGATGTTGATCCCCTGCACTTGGGCTGTCTGAGCTGTTTCCACTACTGATGGCTGGAGACAAGAAACACACACCAAACAATCTACCTGTGGAGGAAAGAGATTTCCTGCCTGGCCTACAAGGCACTGAGAGGTGAAAACCTCATCTGTCTCCTCCATTTTCCAATcaacagagacagaaaaacttAAAAGTCGTGGTGTGGGCTAAAGGGCAGGGAGCCCTGGGCCACAGCTGAGAGAAGCTGCCATCTTCAAGAAGCTTGCGAACATTTAATCTTTCGAAAAAATGCACCAGGTTTCATGAAGCCTCCCAGGATTTTTTGCAGAgcaattttgttttggtttgagaGGTTCTCAGTGGAAGCATGATAAGAGGCCTCTGCATAAAACAAGcactgtgcagggagcagggaggcaggTTGAAAGGTAGCTtgtgccccagctctgggagaagCAGGGAGCAAGATGAAAAACACTGTGGCAGCCTGCAGCTTGCTTTCTGCTCCAGACACAGAAGAGCAGCTTCAAAGGCAGGAGGCTCAGTTTGACACCAAGCACTGGAGGTGATTTTCAAAGCTTATGCAAGAAAATGACCCCATAAACTGGCCATcaccatcccagccccacaccacactgaaatcccagcagcaggaaggctTGGAGAGATGGGAGAAGACTTTCCCAGTGCTAAACCTTGATTatcccacactgtcagtgcTGGAATTACAGTACTGAGGAACAGAACATCAGTGTAACTTTTTCCATTCTACTCTGGGGCTGTGGAGCACCCCAAACTGGTAGT is a window of Melospiza georgiana isolate bMelGeo1 chromosome 16, bMelGeo1.pri, whole genome shotgun sequence DNA encoding:
- the LOC131090435 gene encoding cytochrome P450 3A29-like; translated protein: MAGTGQGRALRRQKRADSGHHAAPAQPLPRHLAAPRRPPVPRGPVSRGRSPGGPGRSARCQCGSLGLKPTGTPALPSGHRGLLRVSVGTRCQREGASWARQGGKLKEILDFLKLFPGRNFRLFKDSSARGVLGLCQLGAAQGDAGAAASRTLPINYGIWPYRTFKKLGIPGPRPLPFVGTFLEYQHGVHNFDQKCFEKYGKIWGFYDGRQPVLAVLDPVLIKNILVKECYSIFTNRRNFRLNGILESALNVAEDEQWKRIRTVLSPTFTSGKLKEMFHIINHYGEKLVKNIEKKVANDEFVAAKDIFGAYSMDVVTSTSFSVNVDSMNNPNDPFVTNIKKFLQFSFISPLFLLLVLFPFVTPVLEKMKVTLLPSDVMDFFKNVFTKMKKEREKGSSTDRVDFLQLMIESQNSHDGSKSAETNLDKTLSDEEILAQALIFVFAGYETTSSTLSYIAYNLAIHPDVQQRLQDEVDAHLPNKAAPTYTAITQMEYLDMVVNESIRLYPAGGRIERVCKQTVELNGVTIPEGMVVMIPAFVLHRDPQYWPEPEEFRPERFSKENKEGIDPYTFLPFGAGPRNCIGMRFAHLVVKVAVVVLLQNFSFRPCKDTPIPLVLDSKGFMQPKKPIVLKMVPRAQADLKK